Below is a genomic region from Methanosphaera sp. ISO3-F5.
ATGAGAAATATCAAGAGCAGGAACATTCAAATAATCCGAAAGAGCATCCGCCAAACGTTTAGTATTACCAGACTTAGAATAATATCTTATAGCATACTTCATTATAATAACTCACGTATTTTCTCTTTAACAATACCTAAATCCTTGGTTGGTTCAAATCTTTCAACAACATTACCCTCACGGTCAACTAAAAACTTAGTGAAATTCCATTTAATATCACTATTATTCATATAATCAGGGTCAATCTTGGAAACAACATCCTCAATAACACCTGCTAACTCATGATCAGAATCAAATCCTTCAAAAGATTTCTCACTCTTCAAGTAAGTGAATAATGGATCTTCATCACTGCCATTGACATTAATCTTCTCAAAGATAGGATACTCAACTAGAAACTTAAGACGACAGGCCTTCTTAATCTCCTCACCAGTACCTGGAGCCTGGTTACCAAACTGGTTACAAGGAAAATCAAGAATAACAAAACCATCATTCTTAAACTCATCATAAATATCTGCTAACTCATTATACTGTGGAGTGAAACCACATTCAGTTGCTGAATTAACAATTAATAAAACATTTCCTTCATAATCTGATAATGAAACATCATTACCTTCTGTATCTTTAACTGTATAATCATAAATTGACATGTTTATTTTATTCTCCTATTGTTTAATTAATAGATTATTATTAATCATATATAAAATGTTATGTACAAATTATATGCAAAATAAGGACTATATCAAAAAATATAATAAAAAATAAAAAAGCATAAGTAATAGAATAAAAATTTCAAAAAAAGGGGTTGTAGATGATTGTGAAAATCAATCACTTATATCATAATCATCCACTATAATAAATTTATATTCAGGGTATTTATCATATAGTTT
It encodes:
- a CDS encoding glutathione peroxidase; protein product: MSIYDYTVKDTEGNDVSLSDYEGNVLLIVNSATECGFTPQYNELADIYDEFKNDGFVILDFPCNQFGNQAPGTGEEIKKACRLKFLVEYPIFEKINVNGSDEDPLFTYLKSEKSFEGFDSDHELAGVIEDVVSKIDPDYMNNSDIKWNFTKFLVDREGNVVERFEPTKDLGIVKEKIRELL